A genomic region of Pyrus communis chromosome 14, drPyrComm1.1, whole genome shotgun sequence contains the following coding sequences:
- the LOC137714292 gene encoding L-ascorbate peroxidase 1, cytosolic-like has translation MVVFLPENGTAALLSASRARLWSWFPRSVEIWYACVYVRTFSREMGGKGTRGRSRETGEKGCEVCGKDAPEPSPEARHPDATKGNDHLRDVFCKTMGISDKDIVALSGGHTLGRCHKERSGFEGPWTPNTLIFDNSYFKVLLGGDQEGLLMLPSDKAPLDDPVFRPLVEKYAADEDAFFADYAEAHMKLSELGFAEA, from the exons atggtggttttcttacctgaaaatggtacagctgcactcctctcagcctcacgagctcgactatggtcttggttccctcgatctgtggAGATTTGGTATGCTTGTGTGtatgtccgtacgttttcaaggGAAATGGGAGGAAAGGGAACACGGGGGAGGAGCAGGGAAACAGGAGAGAAAGGGTGTGAGGTGTGTGGGAAG GATGCCCCCGAGCCATCACCAGAGGCCCGTCATCCTGACGCGACCAAGg GTAATGACCATTTGAGGGATGTCTTCTGCAAAACCATGGGCATCAGCGACAAGGATATTGTTGCTCTCTCCGGTGGTCACACCCT GGGAAGGTGCCACAAGGAGCGATCTGGATTTGAAGGACCTTGGACTCCCAACACCCTTATCTTTGACAACTCCTACTTCAA GGTGCTTCTCGGTGGAGACCAGGAGGGTCTTCTGATGCTTCCAAGTGACAAGGCTCCTCTGGATGACCCTGTCTTCCGCCCTCTTGTGGAAAAATATGCTGCG GACGAAGATGCTTTCTTTGCCGACTATGCTGAAGCTCACATGAAGCTTTCCGAGCTTGg GTTTGCTGAGGCCTAA
- the LOC137715895 gene encoding mitogen-activated protein kinase 3-like, which translates to MADLVPANGDFPAVPSHGGQYIQYNIFGNLFEITNKYRPPIMPIGRGAYGIVCSVLNSETKERVAIKKIANAFDNHMDAKRTLREIKLLRHLDHENVIAIKDVIPPPLRREFSDVYIATELMDTDLHQIIRSNQGLSEEHCQYFLYQILRGLKYIHSANVIHRDLKPSNLVLNANCDLKICDFGLARPTAENELLTEYVVTRWYRAPELLLSSSDYTAAIDVWSVGCIFMELMNRKPLFPGKDHVHQMRLLTELLGTPTESDLGFVRNEDARRYIRQLAPLPRQPLERLFPHVHPMAIDLIDRMLTFDPTKRITVEQALAHPYLERLHDVADEPICTKPFSFDFEQQPLGEEQMKDMIYREAIALNPEYA; encoded by the exons ATGGCAGACCTCGTTCCCGCTAACGGCGATTTCCCGGCGGTCCCGTCGCACGGCGGCCAGTACATCCAGTACAACATCTTCGGCAACCTCTTCGAGATCACGAACAAGTACCGCCCTCCGATCATGCCGATCGGCCGCGGCGCATACGGCATCGTCTG CTCGGTTTTGAATTCGGAGACGAAGGAGAGGGTGGCGATCAAGAAAATCGCCAACGCTTTCGACAATCACATGGACGCCAAGCGCACGCTCCGCGAGATTAAGCTGCTTCGCCATTTGGATCACGAAAAT GTCATAGCTATCAAGGATGTGATTCCTCCACCTCTAAGGAGAGAATTTTCAGATGTGTACATTGCGACGGAACTCATGGATACCGATCTGCATCAAATTATTCGCTCGAATCAGGGTCTATCGGAGGAGCATTGTCAG TACTTCTTGTATCAGATTCTGCGAGGGCTGAAATATATACACTCGGCGAATGTTATTCACAGAGACTTGAAGCCTAGCAACCTCGTGCTGAATGCCAATTGCGATCTTAAGATATGTGATTTTGGCCTTGCTCGTCCGACTGCAGAAAACGAGTTATTGACAGAGTATGTTGTCACCAGATGGTACAGGGCACCTGAGCTTCTGTTGAGCTCTTCAGACTATACCGCTGCAATTGATGTGTGGTCTGTGGGTTGCATCTTTATGGAGCTTATGAATAGGAAGCCTTTGTTTCCAGGCAAAGATCATGTGCATCAGATGCGTCTATTGACAGAG CTTCTTGGAACACCAACTGAGTCTGATCTTGGGTTCGTTCGGAATGAGGATGCTAGAAGATATATAAGGCAGCTCGCCCCGCTTCCCCGTCAGCCACTGGAGAGGCTTTTCCCACATGTTCATCCGATGGCCATTGATCTCATTGACAGAATGTTGACGTTTGATCCTACTAAAAGGATAACTG TTGAACAAGCATTAGCTCATCCTTACCTGGAAAGACTACATGACGTAGCTGATGAACCAATCTGCACCAAGCCGTTCTCCTTTGATTTCGAGCAACAACCCTTGGGAGAAGAGCAAATGAAAGATATGATTTACAGAGAGGCTATAGCACTCAATCCAGAGTATGCTTGA